In one window of Flavobacterium ginsengisoli DNA:
- a CDS encoding SsrA-binding protein — MYKLLAKLNKLLLPSFTKQGLDISKAKKWQMAIIGYRAYVTKKALGN, encoded by the coding sequence ATGTATAAATTATTAGCTAAACTAAATAAACTACTTTTGCCGAGCTTTACCAAACAAGGTCTAGATATTTCTAAGGCTAAGAAATGGCAAATGGCTATTATTGGTTATCGCGCCTATGTTACAAAAAAAGCATTGGGCAATTAA
- a CDS encoding M56 family metallopeptidase, whose product MHSDQKHTIDVLISRIFCILFWFNPIIWLYKKAILQNLEFIADSEASKKIADKKAYQYTLLKITTHETCVAITNHFYQSLIKKRIVMLNKNQSNKRNYWKYSAVIPALGAFVLLFQIKTIAQEKKQTETPTIQRDTVKDAEETIKITKNTTDKELNELPGKLKSNHNLDVEISDVKRNTKEELTAIQIKVKSDSGKKQTIKIDGDDAIKDCELAIGTDENGAKSININTDRNLRMPIIIRNERVVVRNHADSDVVAPVPPTPPTFPGGPIPPAPPIDMSKMPKPPIAPKNPTDKVAMAKFEKDMEAFGKQMEAFEPQLKAYEKQIESIMSQRAEVYEKEMAKYEIAMEKFNANMEKFSYDFKFDFGDDSKDYESNMKQYEQDMKQYELDMKQHAKDMKQHAKDMKQHAKDMKEMEKQNKKA is encoded by the coding sequence GTGCATAGCGATCAAAAGCACACTATAGACGTTTTGATTTCGAGAATCTTTTGCATACTATTTTGGTTTAACCCAATTATATGGCTTTATAAAAAAGCCATCTTGCAAAACCTTGAATTCATTGCAGACAGTGAGGCTTCTAAAAAAATTGCCGACAAAAAAGCGTATCAATACACGTTATTAAAAATAACAACGCATGAAACTTGCGTTGCAATCACCAATCATTTTTATCAATCATTAATCAAAAAACGAATTGTCATGTTAAACAAAAATCAATCAAACAAAAGAAATTACTGGAAGTATTCGGCAGTAATTCCGGCTCTTGGTGCGTTTGTTCTTTTATTTCAAATAAAGACCATTGCGCAAGAAAAGAAACAAACCGAAACTCCCACAATCCAAAGAGACACAGTAAAAGATGCTGAAGAAACAATCAAAATCACTAAAAATACTACTGACAAAGAATTAAATGAATTGCCTGGAAAATTAAAGTCAAACCATAATCTTGACGTCGAAATTTCGGATGTAAAAAGAAATACAAAAGAAGAATTGACTGCAATTCAAATCAAAGTAAAATCAGATTCTGGTAAAAAACAAACTATCAAAATCGATGGTGACGACGCTATTAAAGACTGTGAACTAGCTATTGGAACAGACGAGAATGGAGCAAAATCTATCAATATTAATACTGATAGAAATCTTAGAATGCCAATAATAATCAGAAACGAAAGAGTTGTGGTTCGCAATCATGCAGATTCTGATGTTGTGGCACCAGTACCTCCAACTCCACCAACATTTCCTGGCGGACCAATTCCTCCTGCTCCACCAATTGATATGTCAAAAATGCCAAAACCTCCAATTGCTCCTAAAAACCCAACTGACAAAGTAGCAATGGCTAAATTTGAAAAAGACATGGAAGCTTTCGGAAAACAAATGGAAGCATTTGAGCCACAATTGAAAGCTTACGAAAAACAAATTGAATCTATCATGTCACAACGAGCAGAGGTGTACGAAAAAGAAATGGCGAAATATGAAATAGCAATGGAAAAATTCAATGCTAACATGGAAAAATTCAGCTATGACTTTAAGTTTGATTTTGGAGATGACTCTAAAGACTACGAAAGCAACATGAAGCAATATGAGCAAGACATGAAACAGTATGAGCTTGATATGAAACAACATGCAAAAGATATGAAGCAACATGCTAAGGACATGAAACAACATGCAAAAGACATGAAGGAAATGGAAAAGCAGAATAAAAAAGCTTAA
- a CDS encoding BlaI/MecI/CopY family transcriptional regulator: MQKLTNKEEEIMHILWKLKKAFVKEIQAEILEDQPHYNTLSTIVRNLEEKGYVAHNAFGNTHQYYPAVSIEDYRKGFMSTAIDNYFNSSYKSMVSFFAKEEKISADELREILNMIENPTEGK; this comes from the coding sequence ATGCAAAAACTGACCAATAAAGAAGAAGAAATCATGCATATCTTATGGAAGCTAAAAAAAGCTTTTGTGAAAGAGATTCAAGCAGAGATTTTAGAAGATCAGCCTCATTATAACACTTTATCTACCATTGTTCGCAATCTAGAAGAAAAGGGTTATGTTGCACACAATGCTTTCGGAAATACACATCAGTATTATCCAGCAGTAAGCATAGAAGATTATAGAAAAGGGTTCATGAGCACTGCAATAGATAATTATTTTAATAGCTCATACAAAAGCATGGTTTCTTTTTTTGCTAAAGAAGAAAAAATTTCGGCAGATGAATTACGTGAAATCTTAAACATGATCGAAAATCCAACAGAAGGCAAATAA
- a CDS encoding fasciclin domain-containing protein has translation MKTRKFLATAVLALAFGFTSFAQKSVMVGGAAMYPNKNIIENAVNSKDHTTLVAAVKAADLVTTLEGKGPFTVFAPTNEAFDKLPKGTVETLLKPENKKKLQTILTYHVASGKWSSADIAKAIKDGKGKATIKTVSGGTLTAWMKGKDLYITDENGNKAKVTIADVNQSNGVIHVVDAVLLPKN, from the coding sequence ATGAAAACTAGAAAATTTTTAGCCACTGCAGTTTTAGCTTTAGCATTCGGATTTACATCTTTTGCACAAAAATCAGTTATGGTTGGCGGTGCAGCGATGTACCCAAATAAAAATATAATTGAAAATGCCGTTAATTCAAAAGATCACACAACATTAGTAGCCGCAGTAAAAGCTGCCGATTTAGTTACAACTTTAGAAGGAAAAGGACCATTTACAGTTTTTGCTCCAACAAACGAAGCTTTTGATAAATTGCCAAAAGGAACAGTTGAAACTTTATTAAAACCAGAAAATAAAAAGAAATTGCAAACAATCTTAACCTATCACGTTGCTTCTGGAAAATGGAGTTCTGCTGATATCGCAAAAGCAATAAAAGACGGAAAAGGTAAAGCAACGATTAAAACAGTAAGTGGCGGAACTCTTACTGCATGGATGAAAGGCAAAGATTTATATATTACAGACGAAAACGGTAATAAAGCTAAAGTAACAATTGCAGATGTGAATCAATCAAATGGTGTAATTCACGTAGTTGATGCAGTATTACTACCTAAAAATTAA
- a CDS encoding EamA family transporter: MKNREISLPPVPAVLLAIISVQCGAAIAKTLFPTIGAAGTASMRIGISALILLLAYRPNLKAITLQQWKIVIPYGLSLGAMNLIFYIAIEKIPIGLAVTLEFVGPLLLAIAGSKRLVDYCWVMLAAIGILLIAPWTNDRLDPIGIICALLAGAFWSAYIVLGGKISKIMNDGYAVSTGMLFAALLVLPFGFLESGLDNLTPKLFGMGVALALLSSAIPFTLEMKALGKLPPRTFSILMSLEPAAASICAFIFLHENLSFHEILAVVCVVVASAGATLTAKK; this comes from the coding sequence ATGAAAAACAGAGAAATCAGCCTTCCTCCTGTTCCAGCAGTACTATTAGCTATTATTAGTGTGCAATGTGGGGCTGCAATTGCCAAAACACTATTTCCTACAATCGGCGCAGCTGGTACAGCATCTATGCGTATTGGTATTTCAGCATTAATTTTATTATTGGCTTATAGACCAAATCTAAAAGCGATAACTCTCCAACAGTGGAAAATTGTAATTCCGTATGGTTTGTCTTTAGGAGCCATGAATTTAATTTTTTATATCGCAATAGAAAAAATTCCAATCGGTTTAGCCGTGACTTTAGAGTTTGTTGGTCCGTTATTGCTTGCTATAGCAGGTTCAAAACGTTTAGTTGATTATTGCTGGGTTATGCTTGCAGCAATTGGCATTTTACTTATCGCTCCTTGGACAAACGATCGATTAGATCCTATTGGGATTATATGTGCGCTTTTGGCTGGAGCGTTCTGGAGTGCGTATATTGTTTTGGGAGGAAAAATTTCAAAAATAATGAATGACGGTTACGCCGTTTCAACAGGAATGCTATTTGCGGCACTTTTAGTCCTGCCATTTGGCTTTCTAGAAAGCGGATTAGATAATCTTACGCCAAAGCTATTCGGAATGGGTGTTGCACTTGCTCTTTTATCTAGTGCGATTCCATTCACTTTAGAAATGAAAGCTTTAGGAAAACTTCCTCCACGTACTTTTAGTATTTTAATGAGCTTAGAGCCAGCAGCGGCTTCTATTTGCGCATTTATATTTCTTCATGAAAATTTAAGTTTTCACGAAATTCTTGCTGTAGTTTGCGTTGTTGTAGCCTCTGCAGGAGCAACATTAACGGCTAAAAAATAA
- a CDS encoding serine hydrolase — translation MKKLIIVLFLCFSFSILAQKNTAEKNIYIAMDKTASLLMGKSKANSISIGVVKNGKTFTRHYGEIDKGKENVANNNTIFEVASITKLFTGLLTAQAVVEGKLNPDDDIRKYITGSYPNLEYNGTPITIKDLVSFRTGFDKDLPDNAELRKNRNDSSYLAFKKMDEMYSREKFFEDLKTIKLDTLPGTKFKYSNGSLNLTAHILENIYQKSYETLLKENIFSKLDMQSSGINLNPNAVIANGYNLKGVLMPNISDNLWGAAGMLKSTLGDLTKFIAYELNTKNKIIQETQRNLLNSETTWNGYFWDYIQVDENGKNCWKHGGAFGTQNMLVIYPERHLGISIIVNISDENTGNALGEAVIRLSNDLLSVNKKQSGIYGYKIVNDNVVFLYEHDKNLDPKLVKNVSIAGSFDKWNPNDPNFQMIQKSKNTFELSVPKSQFEKNKTHLFKFVINKTGWMEAPKNVINRETDGDENLILRI, via the coding sequence ATGAAAAAGCTCATTATAGTCTTGTTTTTATGTTTTAGCTTTTCAATTCTAGCACAAAAGAATACAGCAGAAAAGAACATCTACATTGCAATGGACAAAACTGCTTCACTTTTAATGGGAAAGTCAAAAGCCAATTCCATTTCAATTGGAGTTGTTAAAAATGGAAAAACTTTTACCAGACATTACGGAGAAATTGATAAAGGAAAAGAAAACGTTGCCAACAACAATACTATTTTTGAAGTTGCTTCTATAACCAAATTATTTACCGGATTACTTACTGCGCAAGCTGTTGTAGAAGGAAAATTAAATCCAGATGATGATATTAGAAAATACATTACTGGATCCTATCCAAACCTAGAATATAATGGAACGCCTATAACTATTAAAGATTTGGTTTCTTTTAGAACTGGTTTCGATAAAGATCTTCCAGATAATGCTGAATTAAGAAAAAACAGAAATGACAGCAGTTATTTAGCTTTTAAAAAGATGGACGAAATGTATAGTCGTGAAAAGTTTTTCGAAGATCTTAAAACGATCAAATTAGATACTTTGCCTGGAACTAAATTCAAATATAGTAACGGAAGTCTCAACCTTACGGCTCATATTTTAGAAAATATCTATCAGAAAAGTTATGAAACGCTTTTGAAAGAAAATATTTTTTCAAAACTTGACATGCAATCAAGTGGCATAAATTTAAATCCAAATGCAGTTATTGCAAATGGCTATAATCTAAAAGGTGTTCTAATGCCAAACATTTCAGATAATCTTTGGGGCGCTGCTGGAATGCTAAAATCTACTTTAGGTGATTTGACCAAATTTATTGCTTATGAACTGAATACAAAAAATAAAATTATTCAAGAAACACAACGAAATCTCCTAAATAGCGAAACAACTTGGAACGGATATTTTTGGGATTATATCCAAGTTGATGAAAACGGAAAAAACTGCTGGAAACATGGTGGTGCATTTGGAACTCAAAACATGTTAGTTATTTATCCCGAACGTCATTTAGGAATTTCAATTATTGTAAATATAAGTGACGAAAATACAGGCAATGCACTTGGTGAAGCCGTTATTAGACTTTCTAATGATTTATTAAGTGTAAACAAAAAACAATCTGGCATTTACGGTTACAAAATTGTTAACGACAATGTTGTCTTCTTGTACGAACATGACAAGAATTTAGATCCAAAATTGGTTAAAAATGTTTCAATTGCAGGTTCTTTTGATAAATGGAATCCTAACGATCCTAATTTTCAAATGATTCAGAAAAGCAAAAATACATTTGAATTATCGGTACCTAAATCACAGTTTGAAAAAAATAAAACGCATCTTTTTAAATTTGTCATCAATAAAACGGGATGGATGGAAGCTCCAAAAAATGTAATAAATCGTGAAACTGATGGCGATGAAAACCTGATTCTCAGAATTTAA